A genomic window from bacterium includes:
- a CDS encoding acyl-CoA dehydrogenase family protein, producing MDLKYTPEQEAFRKEARAWLEANVPSEKLASFDTKEGFEQHREWEKKLQAGGYAMVPWPVEYGGRGANLLEWLIFEEEYYRAGAPGRVNQNGIFLLGPTIMDVGTPEQKARFLPKMASSEEVWAQGWSEPNAGSDMANIQATAIKDGDHFVINGQKTWASRGAFAHWLFGMFRSDPDSTRHKGLTFILVPLDTPGITVRPIEKLNNKKAFAEVFFDDARVPVEYQLGEEGKGWDVAMATAGFERGLMLRSPARFQDTARKLVELYKETVASGAYVAPELRRTVAQCWMDAEAYALNTYQTVAHLMGGGKIGAEASLNKIFWSELDTKMHETALKLLGHRAELLPGSSAAGDVGEWLDGYIFALAGPIYAGTNEIQRNIIAERILGMPRK from the coding sequence ATGGACCTGAAGTACACCCCCGAACAGGAAGCCTTCCGGAAGGAAGCCCGGGCCTGGCTCGAGGCGAACGTGCCCTCCGAGAAGCTCGCCTCCTTCGACACCAAGGAAGGCTTCGAGCAGCACCGCGAGTGGGAGAAGAAGCTCCAGGCCGGTGGCTACGCGATGGTGCCCTGGCCCGTCGAGTACGGTGGCCGCGGCGCGAATCTTCTCGAATGGCTGATCTTCGAAGAGGAGTACTACCGCGCGGGCGCGCCCGGGCGCGTGAACCAGAACGGCATCTTCCTCCTCGGCCCGACCATCATGGACGTCGGCACGCCGGAGCAGAAGGCGCGCTTCCTGCCCAAGATGGCGTCCTCCGAAGAGGTCTGGGCCCAGGGCTGGTCGGAGCCGAACGCGGGCTCGGACATGGCCAACATCCAGGCCACTGCGATCAAGGACGGGGACCACTTCGTCATCAACGGCCAGAAGACCTGGGCGAGTCGCGGCGCCTTCGCCCACTGGCTCTTCGGCATGTTCCGAAGCGATCCGGACTCGACGCGACACAAGGGGCTGACCTTCATCCTCGTGCCGCTCGATACGCCCGGCATCACGGTCCGCCCGATCGAGAAGCTCAACAACAAGAAGGCCTTCGCCGAGGTCTTCTTCGACGACGCCCGCGTTCCAGTCGAGTACCAGCTCGGTGAGGAGGGCAAGGGCTGGGATGTGGCCATGGCGACCGCCGGCTTCGAGCGAGGGCTCATGCTGCGCAGCCCCGCCCGCTTCCAGGACACGGCGCGCAAGCTCGTCGAGCTCTACAAGGAGACCGTCGCGAGCGGCGCCTATGTGGCACCCGAGCTGCGGCGCACGGTCGCCCAGTGCTGGATGGATGCGGAGGCTTACGCCCTCAACACGTACCAGACCGTGGCCCACCTGATGGGCGGCGGGAAGATCGGTGCCGAGGCGAGCCTCAACAAGATCTTCTGGTCGGAGCTCGACACGAAGATGCACGAGACGGCGCTCAAGCTCCTCGGCCACCGCGCGGAACTCCTGCCGGGCTCGTCCGCCGCCGGCGACGTCGGCGAGTGGCTCGACGGCTACATCTTCGCCCTCGCCGGCCCCATCTACGCCGGTACGAACGAGATCCAGCGCAACATCATCGCCGAGCGCATCCTCGGCATGCCGCGCAAGTAG